From Dryobates pubescens isolate bDryPub1 chromosome 11, bDryPub1.pri, whole genome shotgun sequence:
TTTGGGGGATGTATAGATTGTGGTGGACTGGAGCTtcgcaggatcacaggatgttaggagttggaagggccTCTGGAgaacatcgagtccaacccccctgccagagcagggccatagaacctagtgcaggtcacagaggaattgcatccagacaggtcttgaaagtctccagagaaggagacttcacaacctctctgaggaggCTATTCCAGTACTCTGTGACCCTCAAGTTTCTCACATTGTGAAGCTTACTGTGCCGTAGttcacatccattgccccttgtcctatcacagggcacaagtgggcagaggctgtcccttccttcctgacacccaggcCTTTATaaccatttattaaatcccctctcattctcctctccagactaaacagccccaggtttctcagccttttcACACCTCCAAAAGATAAAAGTTCAGTAATTTTCAAAGCACAAGAGCACAGGTTTACACcgcaaagcagaagcagattatTGGACAGAGCATGTACAAAAGGGGAGAGCCAAGACTGCAGAATGCTTTCAGCAGTACTCTCTTCAACCTTTGTAAGATGCCTGAACTATTGCTGAAGGGGCCAGCCATGCTGTACACTGTCCATCTAGCAAGAGAAGAATTGGTTGTTCTCAATAGCTTTATTACAGTACAGTGTTTTCCAGTCAGTTTAACAACACAGTGATTGCAGGTTACTTCAAGCCTCTCAGGAGTTAGTTGTTGGGTTAAAAGTAGAAAGGCTTCAAGCAGTTGAGGCACAGTCTGTTCTGATATTGCTTCAAGAGAATAATAAGGGTGGCAAGAACACGAATGAAACCATTCTTACTTAAAATTACTGTGTGAGGGGTATTAAAATCAGCTGAAGAGTGTTATCACAGGACTGCAGTCAGCCTGAACACTCTCAGAACACATGTTCTGAGCTCATAAACTCAGCACCACTTTCTGTCTTAACTAACAGCTTTTAAGAACACGTGGAGCTGTTGGAACAGACGGATCCATTACTTGACTTTGACACTCTGAGCGCCTGTATTCCTGAAATGGGCATTCAAGGTCTATCCTTTGACACTCTGAGTGCCTGTATTCCTGAAACAGGCATTCAAGGTCTATACTTTAAAATAGATACAAATTTCCAAGTGGATCTAACAGTATTCAAGTTCAGTGAAGATAAATTAAGCCAATTAAGCTGGGCAGTCTCAGTCCCACTGAATGCTGATTAGTGTGCCAATTAGACACAGGCTGCATTTTGTACTGCAACTAGAAAGTCTTCCAATGATTTTTATCTCTTAACTACTAATCTTCTTGCCCTTTAAAACATTAAAGATATCTTCTAGGGACTTGTGTACACACTGAAGGAATTCTTTACCATTCCTAGTTGGGTAAGAGGAAACGTTACAACCTATCCAATCGTCATGTACCTGATACCCTACTCCAAAGCCATCAGCCACCACTGGGCCAAagcctcccagctgcacagctgggctcaCCAGTGTGCTTGTGGAGAGGATGTTGTGGTTAAGCCGAGCGTAGGCTTGGTCTTGATAGAACTCAGGCAGTGCAATCCCTGTGGATGAGGCCACGTTGCGCAAGCCGAAGAGATGCCGGTCAAATCCCTGAcctgttaaaacaaaacaagcattaGAGGGCTGACTAATTCTGGGGGAAGGAAGCTCACTTAGTTTGCCATCCCCTTGTTGTTCAGCCATAGAAGGTGTCTGTAGAACTGGGCTTTACTTTCACATCAGCAGGTATTCTTTTTCAGATCCCACACATTCTGCACTTCCAATGCAGGTATCCTTGGCAACAGGGGCTTGCTCCTTTActgccagcctcagccagcAATCATCAGagtaaactgaagcacagtgTTATCAGACCATTTTAATAATGCATTGCATTCTTTTATTTAGCTGAACATAGCCAAGTTGTTTCAAACAGAGAAAGGCTCTCCTAAGATGTAGGAATCTAAAGAGGAAGAGAACCTTGCACCAACAACAGAAGCCAGTTTTAGACTGGGGGGTGATGCTCTACAGTCAGTTTTACTGAAACAATGCAAGTTATGCTTCTGGGAAGGGGCAATTCAAATGAAAGCACTTATACCAGGAGTAGCACAACCAAAGAGTCAGTTTGATTTTGAAGCTGTTAAAGCCTTTATGCCCTGCAGTGATAAGACAGTAACTCCTCAGGCATAAACACCAAGTCCTTACTTGCCTTGGGGAGTACAACATGCACTAAGGAGTTACCAAATCTACAaacagcccagctgctctcaggaCAAAAACTAACCTGGAGAAAACTCTCCACACATTACCAGTGAAGTGGTAAGCGTAGAGGCATTCTCCTCCATCAAGAAATGAGCCAAGAGAATGAATTTTgaactgcagccctctgctctgtttTTCATGAAGTTTACATTAACATTACCCTTCCATCAGAATTAAATTAATTAGGTCTCAGGTACACTTTCACAACACCCTTAAGACACTTCTGTGCCAAAGCAAGAGTGTTAGACACACTGCAACTCACCCATAGCCGCTTCCTTTGTCAAACGCCCGTGGTATTTGGAGCACTCCTCTACCAACTTCTGAAGCTCTTCGGTGCTGTGCTTGGACAGCCCCCTGACAAAAGCTTCTGAGCACTTCTTTGTATGCACAGAGGCAGGACGAATGGTTTCCGTACGACCGTGTTTGAAagctgcagtgctacaggactCGTAGGTAGCCACAGTCTGATTGTACTGTCGAAGGAAAGCCATCTGGAAGGCAAGCTGAGCCACAGCATCTGGGCTCACCTTCTTCTGCTTCAGAAGGTCCTTGCCTCCTTCATGGAACTGAATCAGATTGAGAGACAGGGACTCTACAGTGGCATCAAATTTCTGTTTGGCTTTGGTAATTCCTCCTTTTAAGGCATCATTCAGCTTAAAGTCAAGTTTCTGCACTGCTCTAGAGGAGTCcactgaagcaggctgggaCTGGGGGCTGATGGCTGGTGTCTGGGTGCTATCTTTAAAAACCTCATTCTGGaacctgagcacagccacaccATCTCCCCAGGAATGTTCAAAATTAACTCCTGCTGTGCCATCCTTCGTTATGATGAGATTAAAGGATTTGTCGTACCAGCGGTTAGCACCATCTCCGTGCAACATAGTGTGGGACAAGTGCACAAAGTCTTTAACAGGAAAATCATCTAAGCTTAAACAGAACACAGCAGAGTCTACTTTTTGAAGAGCTTCTTCATTGCCattctccaggagctgctttctcAGCAATGCCCACGTATCTCGGTTTTCACTGGAGAGGTAGCCAAGAGGGAAGGCTGGGGCTGGACTGTTGTCACTAAGGATGTATTTCAAGTGTGCTTGTATTTCTGAAGGCTTCAGCATATTTCCATCTCTATCAATGACATCAAATACATAAAAATTCCCATTTCTCAGTACTAAcaaatgctttgctttttcatCTGTGTACAGCTCATCTCTGTTGAGCTTGGGCAGACGAGTAGAATTGAAAAGCCTGAAGTACTGAGACATATCCAGGGGGTATGCATTGACCATGTAGGCACCAAACCACGAAATTGAAGAAGGCACAAATCTGATAATGTTTTTAAAGAGCTGAGTGTCACTTTTTTCTGGGTTGAGGTGAAAGACCTCTGGTTCAAGATAACCAGCCCTGAAGGTCTTCATGAAACGTATAGCAGAAACAGTCATGTTGGTAGCTCTTATGAGCTGATCGTTATATTCAGGTTTTGGATCAGGATTAAAAGACATAAATGCATTAAAATTCAAAACAACAGGTTCACGTGCTTTTAGGTACATGTCAAACCAGGGACCTGAAAATACAGAGTTGAGAAACAGGTCAGAACATAAAAGCAGCTTACTGGGTCAGCCCAGAGGATCCCCGTCTCCAATGTTCATGAACAAACACCTACTGAAGTGCAACCGAACAAGGTACACATAAGCAGTAATCCCCCCAGGGACTCTCCCAAGCTCCAGTTATGAACAAAGGTACTGTTGGCTAATTGTAAAAACATTGTGTTTGGAGTAATCCACACCAAGTGTCAATCACATTAGCAATGAGGGCAAATTTCCATGTTTTCTGTCTGGCTCTGTGATAAGCCACAACGCCCACGACATACAATGCAGTTCCCCAGCACCGTCTTTGGCTGCACACCTCACATTTGGAGTGGAGCATGCCTTTGTCTTAAACTATTGATTTCTGCAACTCTCTATCACCCAGGACATGCTTCTTTTCAGACAACCTTTatttctgttccagtgtttctctACGTGTGCTGTCTTGCATTTCCACCTCCTTCCTGTTTCTGTCACTGAAACGatcagcacagggcacaaccTCCTGACACTGACGCATGACCACCCATCCCTCAAGCCAGCAAAAAGCCAACCTTTGACTGGACCTCACAGGTATTCTCCCAGTGCCAGAACATACTTTGGAAGCAGAATTACATTTGACACCCATAGGTCTTCTGGGCAGTCTGTCAACGTATCAAAAAGCATGAATGTGACCCAAAGGTTTTGTGCTTGCCAAAACCAAGGGGATCAGTAACAGCTTTAAAGGGCAGTCACACCTTTACACCTGCCTCTGAGCAAATGAAAATCCAGAGAGTAGAGGCAGAGGAGGGCGATTTAAAGCAGGTTCTATTACATCATTATCAGCTTCAAACCACGCTCTGGTATTGCACACCAGAGATGCAGACCAAGGACACAAGTGCACACCAACTTCATTTCAAGGCAGCTGAGGTACTAACAAGCCTGGAGCAGTCCCAAGTTGAAGCTGTTGGCTGAGCTGTAAAAGGGCAATGGGTAACTCAATGACCTAAGTTACAATTTCATTTCAGGTCCTCACAGATGAGTAACTTGCATTCATCTGGTTCTAAACCCACACCTGTCATCATCACGTAGCTGCTTACCTTTGGACTTGGAAGTCCAGGGTGGAGGCAACTATACATACTTTCAGAAACCAATTTCAAGCAGAACAGGTCTTTTGTAAGGTCTAATAAAGAATAATAACTAACCAAAAAAGGAATGCAAACATCCTACAGCTCACAGACAAAAAGCAGCATGCTGGCTAGCACACACACACCATAAGGCACCAGTTTAAAAGAGGTGTTGTTCAAAGTGAATGGCAAGTAAAGGGTAACAAACcaaacagcagctgtgctgaatTCATCTGGGTTTCTCTGCAGTATCTGTGGTAGCCAACACCCTTATAGGTCATCTCAACAGAAAGCAGGGCAGAAGTATATTCACTGAGCACCATGCAAACTTCTGTAGCTGTTTCAATATTTCCACCTCTATTGCTTCCCATACTTTCAAAAGCAGACACTTTTATTTGGGAGTCAGTGGCAGCAACAATAaggaataataattaaaaagccccaaactaTA
This genomic window contains:
- the CPT2 gene encoding carnitine O-palmitoyltransferase 2, mitochondrial translates to MAARLLLLRRRGAAARWRRGYSSAAAEYLHRSVVPTMHYQKSLPRLPVPKLEDTIRRYLNAQKPLLNDDQFRKTEELAHHFEKGIGRELHEKLVAQDNQNKHTSYITGPWFDMYLKAREPVVLNFNAFMSFNPDPKPEYNDQLIRATNMTVSAIRFMKTFRAGYLEPEVFHLNPEKSDTQLFKNIIRFVPSSISWFGAYMVNAYPLDMSQYFRLFNSTRLPKLNRDELYTDEKAKHLLVLRNGNFYVFDVIDRDGNMLKPSEIQAHLKYILSDNSPAPAFPLGYLSSENRDTWALLRKQLLENGNEEALQKVDSAVFCLSLDDFPVKDFVHLSHTMLHGDGANRWYDKSFNLIITKDGTAGVNFEHSWGDGVAVLRFQNEVFKDSTQTPAISPQSQPASVDSSRAVQKLDFKLNDALKGGITKAKQKFDATVESLSLNLIQFHEGGKDLLKQKKVSPDAVAQLAFQMAFLRQYNQTVATYESCSTAAFKHGRTETIRPASVHTKKCSEAFVRGLSKHSTEELQKLVEECSKYHGRLTKEAAMGQGFDRHLFGLRNVASSTGIALPEFYQDQAYARLNHNILSTSTLVSPAVQLGGFGPVVADGFGVGYQVHDDWIGCNVSSYPTRNGKEFLQCVHKSLEDIFNVLKGKKISS